A genomic segment from Aegilops tauschii subsp. strangulata cultivar AL8/78 chromosome 1, Aet v6.0, whole genome shotgun sequence encodes:
- the LOC109766050 gene encoding zinc finger transcription factor YY1 — MEYAAAGAGGYYYYPPAQQPQPPPQTLRRRPRPAARWVKQWIPQDLASPGSKCALFKWVREDVYKNLKENGGAGQEPEAQPRKVEPATEILFLCSYDNCGKTFVDVAALRKHAHVHGERQYVCQEPGCGKKFVDSSKLKRHHLTHTGQKDFVCPHPGCGKAFSLDFNLRAHLKTHAVENYHICPFPACGKRFTSDFKLKCHIKTHEKTGSPIAVQHTPPAEKPQSTIKPSIQATPKPSAPTPPSFSSERPYVCPYEGCGKAYIHGYKLNLHLKTQHPDHNQENNGRSATPAAGYNYADGGDIAPNPKRSKTNQGHRAPPSNAYNVKVSSRMAVDTSGAKNQWPGKGMYDDDSEETEEDPGGNNVEDGWRYGNQNADDEETEEDED; from the exons ATGGAGTACGCGGCGGCGGGCGCCGGGGGGTACTACTACTACCCGCCCGCGCAGCAGCCGCAGCCGCCCCCGCAgacgctccgccgccgcccgcgccccgccgcccgctgGGTCAAGCAGTG GATCCCGCAGGATCTCGCCTCCCCCGGCTCCAAGTGCGCCCTCTTCAAGTGGGTCAGAG AGGATGTGTACAAGAATCTGAAGGAGAACGGCGGCGCGGGGCAGGAGCCGGAGGCGCAGCCACGCAAGGTCGAGCCGGCTACGGAGATCCTCTTCCTCTGCAGCTACGACAACTGCGGCAAGACCTTTGTTGACGTGGCTGCCTTGAGGAAGCATGCCCACGTGCACGGCGAGAGGCAGTATGTTTGCCAGGAGCCTGGCTGTGGGAAG AAATTTGTAGACAGCTCAAAGTTGAAGAGGCACCACCTTACTCACACAGGACAAAAGGATTTTGTTTGCCCACATCCAGGCTGTGGTAAG GCCTTCTCATTGGATTTTAACTTGCGTGCACACCTCAAAACACATGCTGTGGAAAATTATCATATATGCCCCTTTCCAGCATGTGGCAAAAGATTTACAAGTGACTTCAAATTAAAATGCCATATTAAGACACATGAAAAG ACTGGATCTCCTATTGCAGTGCAGCATACACCACCAGCAGAAAAACCACAAAGCACCATAAAGCCTTCCATACAAGCAACCCCAAAGCCTTCTGCGCCCACACCACCAAGCTTTTCCAGTGAGCGCCCTTATGTCTGCCCCTACGAAGGCTGTGGGAAAGCCTACATCCACGGTTACAAACTCAACCTCCATCTCAAGACTCAGCACCCTGACCACAATCAAGAAAACAATGGTAGGTCCGCCACACCTGCAGCGGGGTATAACTATGCTGACGGCGGTGACATCGCGCCAAACCCGAAAAGGAGCAAGACAAACCAAGGGCACAGGGCCCCTCCATCTAACGCCTACAATGTCAAGGTTTCCAGCAGGATGGCTGTTGATACCAGTGGTGCAAAGAACCAGTGGCCAGGCAAGGGTATGTATGACGATGACAGTGAAGAGACCGAGGAAGATCCTGGTGGTAACAATGTAGAAGATGGCTGGAGATACGGTAACCAGAACGCCGATGATGAGGAAACAGAAGAAGATGAAGACTAG
- the LOC109766051 gene encoding V-type proton ATPase 16 kDa proteolipid subunit yields MASTFSGDETAPFFGFLGAAAALVFSCMGAAYGTAKSGVGVASMGVMRPELVMKSIVPVVMAGVLGIYGLIIAVIISTGINPKAKPYFLFDGYAHLSSGLACGLAGLAAGMAIGIVGDAGVRANAQQPKLFVGMILILIFAEALALYGLIVGIILSSRAGQSRAD; encoded by the exons ATGGCCTCCACCTTCAGCGGCGACGAGACCGCCCCCTTCTTCGGTTTcctcggcgccgccgccgccctcgtcttCTCCT GCATGGGGGCGGCGTACGGGACGGCGAAGAGCGGGGTGGGGGTGGCGTCGATGGGGGTGATGCGGCCGGAGCTGGTGATGAAGTCCATCGTGCCCGTCGTCATGGCGGGGGTGCTCGGGATCTACGGCCTCATCATCGCCGTCATCATCTCCACCGGGATCAACCCCAAGGCCAAGCCCTACTTCCTCTTCGACGGCTACGCGCACCTCTCCTCCGGCCTCGCCTGCGGCCTCGCGGGGCTCGCCGCCGGCATGGCCATCGGCATCGTCGGCGACGCCGGCGTTAG GGCCAACGCGCAGCAGCCCAAGCTGTTCGTCGGAATGATCCTCATCCTTATCTTTGCCGAAGCCCTTGCCCTGTACGGCCTCATCGTCGGCATCATCCTCTCCTCGCGTGCTGGCCAATCCCGCGCCGATTAG
- the LOC109766052 gene encoding protein phosphatase 1 regulatory inhibitor subunit PPP1R8 homolog: MYRGGLDRFKKAQALEPFSVQQSGSGAKSVPAAVKVQPAPLVPPQSSHLGPSQSHHAQQSGGSSIAGQEAAGAPRPAGTQFGGGQSTWQPPDWAIEPRPGVYYLEVMKDGNAIDRINLDKKRHIFGRQVPACEIVLDHQSVSRQHAAVVPHKNGSIYVIDLGSVHGTFVANERLTKDNPVELEVGQSLRFAASTRAYVLRKNTAAFFPAQSLPSDVSLPSPPDSDDEDAVVAYNTILNRYGVSKSDVPLKRKGSSGDASASAVNDDSQAVGRPSKRSRKRRVSFRDQVGGELIQVVGISDGADVETEPGPVGVKEGSLVGKYESLVQVTVIPKGKEQTSSKDSASHSGVTDKLQQMLNKVKSTSRGGMYDDLYGDSVPAKLGSSWAYKSDGQPEQVKVVDEKKSSRDVGANSADDSDDDLFGD; this comes from the exons ATGTACCGTGGTGGGCTTGACCGCTTCAAGAAAGCTCAGGCCTTGGAGCCGTTCTCGGTGCAGCAGTCTGGTTCGGGTGCAAAGAGCGTACCCGCGGCGGTGAAAGTGCAGCCAGCTCCATTGGTGCCGCCGCAAAGCTCACATCTcggtcccagccagagtcaccaTGCTCAGCAGAGTGGTGGCTCAAGCATCGCCGGGCAAGAAGCTGCTGGGGCTCCCAGACCTGCCGGGACGCAGTTTGGTGGTGGGCAGTCGACGTGGCAACCGCCGGACTGGGCAATTGAGCCGCGCCCTGGGGTTTACTATCTTGAGGTGATGAAGGATGGGAATGCCATTGATAGGATCAATCTGGACAAGAAGAGGCATATATTTGGGAGGCAGGTGCCTGCTTGCGAGATTGTCTTGGACCATCAGTCTGTCTCACGCCAACATGCTGCTGTCGTTCCACACAAAAATGGAAG CATCTATGTGATCGATTTAGGATCTGTTCATGGTACATTTGTTGCAAACGAGAGATTAACCAAGGACAACCCTGTTGAACTTGAAGTTGGACAGTCACTTCGCTTTGCTGCATCAACCAGAGCATATGTTCTACGAAAGAACACTGCTGCTTTTTTTCCCGCTCAAAGTCTCCCATCAGATGTGAGTTTGCCGTCTCCTCCAGACTCTGACGATGAAGACGCCGTTGTTGCATACAATACAATACTTAATCGCTATGGTGTTAGCAAATCAGACGTGCCATTGAAGAGAAAAGGCTCTTCTGGTGATGCTTCTGCTTCTGCTGTAAATGATGACAGCCAGGCAGTCGGTAGACCGTCAAAGAGAAGCAGAAAGCGGAGAGTGTCATTTAGAGATCAGGTTGGTGGAGAGCTTATTCAGGTGGTTGGGATTTCTGATGGTGCAGATGTTGAAACTGAACCAGGCCCAGTTGGTGTGAAGGAAGGCAGTCTTGTTGGGAAGTACGAGTCTCTTGTACAGGTCACTGTCATACCAAAAGGAAAGGAGCAAACTTCATCAAAGGACAGTGCCTCCCACAGTGGGGTAACAGATAAGCTACAACAGATGCTTAACAAAGTTAAAAGCACATCCAGAGGTGGTATGTATGATGACCTTTACGGGGACTCTGTTCCAGCAAAACTGGGCTCATCATGGGCGTATAAATCAGATGGCCAGCCAGAGCAAGTCAAAGTTGTTGATGAAAAGAAGTCTAGCAGGGACGTGGGTGCAAATTCagctgatgatagtgatgatgactTGTTTGGCGACTAG